One part of the Anguilla anguilla isolate fAngAng1 chromosome 11, fAngAng1.pri, whole genome shotgun sequence genome encodes these proteins:
- the spats2 gene encoding spermatogenesis-associated serine-rich protein 2, with protein MAKKNSHKDTSGVVFDTHSKMVMSQGGTYERMKEKISAVRAVVPNKSNNEIVLVLQHFENCVDRAVQAFVEGSATEILKEWNVTGKKKPKKKKKPKPQPEVPAEPEQAEPDPAKATPPSDGKDEVNGFHANGSVLDVDSLDSLSEQLDSASLDAAELDSEPATPELSDATSGVEVDSKPRPQSQASHFSQGGRSQQGQRGGKPRPRLASGSQPGPAHSSFLPDDGQHGAAGNKKIAPNIDRSVKDLQRCTASLSRYRVVVKDEMDSSIKRMKQTFAELQSCLMDREVALLAEMDKVKAEAMAILDGRQKKAEELRRLTDQSASMSEDQLSELRADIKHFVSERKYDEDLGRAVKFTYELEPLKKSVMGFGQVYHPQTGYSSRSRCSSAASSITGPGALEALAPPQSQAPPPAQAPPQAPPQASGYGGRPAQPHRQGYQGNHRHNYHPGGQRYNSGPHQDRNPNRTYRYQGNRGQGAAAGNAYPSSQPSSTSSSASVTVNGSAQPNPLPPRQDRPATNGLPQRTPRTHCP; from the exons ATGGCCAAAAAGAACAGTCACAAAG ACACTTCGGGCGTGGTGTTCGACACGCACTCTAAAATGGTGATGTCCCAGGGAGGGACGTACGAGAGGATGAAGGAGAAG ATTAGTGCCGTCCGAGCCGTGGTGCCCAACAAAAGCAACAACGAGATAGTCCTGGTGCTGCAGCACTTTGAGAACTGCGTGGACCGGGCCGTCCAGGCCTTTGTGGAAG GCAGTGCCACTGAAATCTTGAAGGAGTGGAATGTAACCGGTAAAAAGAAG cccaagaagaagaagaaacccAAACCTCAGCCGGAAGTCCCGGCAGAGCCGGAGCAGGCCGAGCCGGACCCAGCCAAGGCCACGCCTCCCTCTGATGGCAAGGATGAGGTCAACGGTTTCCACGCCAACGGATCCGTGCTGGATGTGGATTCGCTGGACTCCCTGAGCGAGCAACTGGACTCTGCCTCCCTGGATGCTGCCGAGCTCGACTCGGAACCCGCCACGCCCGAGCTCTCCGACGCCACCTCAG GTGTGGAGGTGGACTCCAAACCCAGGCCCCAGAGCCAGGCCTCCCACTTCAGCCAGGGAGGGCGGAGCCAGCAGGGCCAACGCGGcggcaagccccgcccccgactCGCCTCCGGCTCccagcctggccccgcccactcctcgTTCCTCCCCGACGACGGCCAGCACGGGGCGGCCGGCAATAAGAAGATCG cgcCGAACATCGACCGGTCGGTGAAGGACCTGCAGCGCTGCACGGCCTCGCTCTCGCGCTACCGGGTGGTGGTGAAGGACGAGATGGACTCTTCCATCAAGCGCATGAAGCAGACCTTCGCCGAGCTCCAGAGCTG tctaaTGGACCGGGAGGTTGCCCTGTTGGCTGAAATGGACAAAGTCAAAGCGGAAGCCA TGGCCATCCTGGACGGCCGTCAGAAGAAGGCAGAGGAGCTTCGGCGGCTGACCGACCAATCCGCATCCATGTCCGAGGACCAGCTGAGCGAGCTCCGCGCAGACATCAAG CACTTTGTGAGCGAGCGCAAATATGACGAGGACCTGGGGAGGGCCGTCAAGTTCACCTATGAGCTGGAGCCGCTGAAGAAGAGCGTCATGGGATTCGGACAAG tgtaccACCCTCAGACTGGCTACTCCAGCCGCTCCCGCTGCAGCTCCGCCGCCTCCTCCATCACTGGCCCCGGCGCCCTGGAGGCGTTGGCCCCGCCCCAGTCgcaagccccgcctccagcccaggccccgccccaggCACCCCCCCAGGCCTCGGGATACGGCGGCCGCCCCGCCCAGCCACACAGACAG GGTTACCAGGGCAACCACCGTCATAACTATCACCCCGGAGGTCAACGGTATAACAGCGGCCCGCACCAAGATCGGAACCCCAACCGGACCTATCGTTACCAAGGCAACCGTGGGCAGGGGGCAGCCGCCGGCAATGCCTATCCATCCTCCCAGCCAagctccacctccagctccgCTTCTGTCACCGTCAACGGCTCTGCCCAGCCCAACCCGCTCCCGCCCCGTCAAGACCGCCCCGCTACCAACGGGCTGCCCCAGAGGACCCCCCGGACACACTGCCCCTGA